From the Xylocopa sonorina isolate GNS202 chromosome 9, iyXylSono1_principal, whole genome shotgun sequence genome, the window TAGAATCtaataatatgatttctgaTGAAAATGTGGCTCTATTTTTTACGAAATTTCTAATTATATTCAAATTATATACCTTTCCTCAGTGGTGCGTATAGAGCAAAGTAGAAGAAGGATCGGTCAAATTATGCTAAAGGATGCTTGCGTAACATTGGAAGAGAATTTAGACCATCCTTTGATCGTGTTATGACCTTGTCTATCACGCTTGAGCGAAGGAGTGATCATCGAGAGAGATTGCTTTGAGGATCCTTTTGATTATCATCAGGAGAGCTTAGGGATATCCAGTACCATTGTTCAACTTTCTACTATTTACGCATACGCTCCATCAAACTGTCCGAACGAGTGCTTAAACTTAAGGATAGATTGCTGATCATTCTTTTAACAGTGCGTTGCGTTCGTAGGTGACGAAACGAGGACGTAACAAAATTTGTTGATTGAACAATGAAACTGTGACTTCCCTGTAACTGGATCCGGTTGCCGAAAAATTTCCACGAATTACTAATTAGGCAAATAGTCCCTTGAGGCGGCAGAGCCTTTATCGCAACACAATTGTTTCCTGTTCACGTAACGGGGGGAACAATCGGGGAAAGGTTACGAAAGGAATCGAAAGTGAGAATTCGCACACTAAATAAACAATAAACCGGTCTTGATTAAGTTTCGTTTGACTCATTGATCAGACTGATTAGATCGATGACTGCGATTACGGCCATTGTCTAAACGAGATCATTATTAATCTCGTTACGCTCGGTAGCTTCAAACAAGTCCTAGGACACGCAGAACCTGTTCTCAGTCGTCTAGTGGATTATTTAACTAATTGCGACCACCTCACCGCTATTCCGTAGCTTCTGAAAAAAAATTGTTAATATTCGTTCATTCGCTATTCTCGTAGTCATCattgaaaaagaaataaaacttTCAATCTGCCTTAACTTTCGAAGGCTAAGATTAATATTCAAGGATCATGCATTCAAGTCGAACTGGAACAGCGAAGATGAATTGCGAAATATGATTATCCGCAATAGTATGACAACACATTCGTTTAATCGAAATGACCAAGTCGAAAGACGGATTTTAACGCCTTTCAAACCCGGGCTACTTTCTAAATCGGTCCACGTGCCGAGATCTCGTTCCATTCAGCATTCGTTCGCGTTACACATTGTGTCCAGCTCGTATCACTCGTTAAGATGCGTCGTTTCGTCTACGATCTCGCTGACCAACGAGCTCGCAGGAACGCGTTACGGTCTGCTGGCGATGAGATCAATGGATCTTCTGAATTTATGCTGTCATTTTTTACTATCCCAAGAAAATCGTCCTCTTCACGGTTTAACAAGATTGTAATGCGGTACCATTACTAGTTTGGCACACTGCAATGGTACTTACTTGATGCTAATATCACATCAGataatacattattttattatGATATTTTCGTTATCAGTTAACGATCAAGATCTCCCTTTACAATCTGATCCTTGATCATCATCTCCATCTCGACAATCGTATCCTGAATCAGGCCAGCATGAAACCGGCACAGATCAGATCAAGTTCGCTACGTCAACCTCGACCCCAACTTTTTCCTTATGCATACGCAGACATTCGTGTTTCAGATTCCATCCTCGACACTACAATACCTTGAAATTACCAAACACGGAATAATCGTTGCAGTTATGCTCCCGTCCCTCCGACTAGATTCATCTTAACTAAAAACTGTCCCGCATACCTACAGGAGAACAACGACGGATGAAAAGGATACAGCGTTGACGTTACACCACAGGATCCAGGGGGATGGACAATGGCCCTGGTGTCTTAATTAAGCCCCGATTGGTTAATTATCCCTGGTACTCAGGCTAGATTCGTCGCGAGGCTGTCCCACGCGGTGAAGTAATCAGCTTTCTCCGCTCTGGAAGAGACTCCAGCGCCGCCCCAAAATCGCACATGCCAGCCGGCTGAACAATGGGAAATAAAGCGCGGGCTTTCCACACGGCTGGCGTTCCTATGTGAACTAGAGTACGATGAGAGGACCACAGTTGTGTGTACACGGGGGGATCCACGCGGATCATCCTCGTGCTGGAGGAGGATCCGTGCCCGACAGGAAATGAATCTTTGTAGGCGTAGAGGAGCTCTCTATATAAGCCAGCTATGCGGTAAAACGTCACTAGAATTCAGCATTCCGCACAGTGCTCCGGTTTTCTGAGTACTCTCGAACAAGTATGGAAAGAGTGGTGCGACAGGTAATCCAAGGATTCACTTATTCAGTGAGATTGTCCGAATCTTTTTTTGGTGCTGGCGCTATCCATGCTTTGGCGTCACGGTTGTCTTCGTCGCGACTACTGTCGTTTACACGTGAACAGTGATCCCAGGGACGTTCCAGGGTGACGAAACGGTTCGGCTGTTTGCAGATTTGGTAAAGGGTGTCTTGCTTTTGAACGGATCGTGGCTTTGGCTAAGTGGTTCGAGTGGTTGTTCAGAAGGGATGAGACCAATTGAAACTCGAAACTGAGATTGTAGTAAAACCATTTGGAATTTCGTGGACCTAAGCACTCGAGTGTCTTCATCCTAAAAGTTTTATACTTCCAAGTATCAATCGAAAACTCCTGAGCAATTATTTAAACCTCGAGTCAGTAAATAGCATGTAAAATTGACGTTAAACGCTTGTGACAGTCTTCCATGGTAACTCAATCCTGTTAGCAGATATAACTTCAATTGCAATCATTTACAGTCACTGTCTATAATTATTTACAGCCACAGTTTTAGCGTCCAAGTTACATCTACCTTTCGTCAAGCTGCTAACATATCTACAAACTAATTTCACATGTCAATTACATAAGTAATTACAATCCAATCCAACGCATACTCTGCCATCATGCAACTCGCAACCCTGCCACTAATCCCAACCACGTCTCAACCGGAAGTATATCTATCATCAATCCAAATTTCAAGAGAGTACCAGTTTACAACGTTCTAGAGGCTTCTTTTTATCGAATTGCTCGATCACAAGTATTCGTTAACCCCGTGTGCCTCGACCATCAGACTCGTTGCTCTGTAAGTGGGTGGAAATTAATCGAAGTCCCTGGGTTGGGGCGATTCGATGTACGACATCGTGCACGGGTAGTGTCTCCTGGTGCGTGAAGTGTATTTGGTCGGCAGATATCAGCCGCAGCTGGACGTAACACGGCTCGTTTTGTAGGTACACAGtgggatgttgcatttcattatgTAAGTGGACTTGCTCCCGCGTAATCATCCCGCTTAATGCGGCGCAGGCACGTACGCTTTGCACAGGAATATGAATAACAACACAACGGTGTCGCAATCGGTTTACGTGCAGCCATTCTAACGTCCCGTTAAATGACATCGTTACGGTTGGTGCTTGTTACGAAAATCAAAAGTAGCTTCCACAATTTTGGCGCAACTTCTTAGTCCTGAAAACATTATTAAGATGTTAATCTACATTCTTTGGGATGCAGGAATGTTGTTAACATTTGTCGCGAGTCAGGAACAATTTGGGCCACGTGCATGTGGGTCAGTCCTCTTGCCATTGGTATAATAGTCTAATAACTTCACCTGCGAACTGAATACACTATAGACAATCAGCTCTCATAATTAGCGACCTGAAAAGACTTCTCTTCACTTTGTCTCTCGCATTATAAGATAAACAATGGTATCCTTTGCTGTTATAAATCATTGTCAATCTTCAGTTCTTAATTATTTCAAATCTGCTTTCCAACGCTTACTGATCTCCGCTTTCTATTTAGCAGCAAAATTTTACGACAACTCTACGAAATCATTCCAATACGTTACATCTGTTTAGTTGCCCAATGATTTGAGTCATCAACATTGTGGTAACTAGGAAATCCCGGTGTTCGTAAAACAAAAGGGGATATATAATTGGAGGTATCATTAATATCCTGGGTAGTTAGTCAACTGGAAGTGAATTCCGTTCACTTTCTCATggaataaaattgaaaattccATTCTCAATAGCAGCGATTGAATAACGTTCATTTAATTGCAGGAACGTAATCATTCTAAACAGCTGCGTAAAAGTAACTTCCAATTTCCCTGTAACATTCGAATATTAAAATCTTGTAACAATATCAAAACACAGCAGAGTCAATTTTGCATCTGTTCAATTGCAATCAAGATGCAAATAGTAGTGGAATCTTAAAATTCAGACTTCGTACGCCTGATACCAGGCAACGAGTCGTACACTACAGTTACACGGTTTGCCTATCGTCAGGCGTCTAAATATATACTCTTAAGATTCTATTACCCAAAATTATTCAAGTGTTTAAAGTCTACAGCAAATCTGTACCATCCAATTACAATGAACAGATTATCTTATACAAGATATTCAATTAGTCAACGATGAGTTATTCATGAACGAAAGCTTTCGTCTGTTATTTTACATCCGGATGAAATTGTGCTCGATCTTGCTATTGTTATACCGTCGAGCACACGTACAACGCACTCGCGTGCTGCAAGGGTCTTAAAAATCAGTCCCTCGACAGAAGACATCGGTACTCGACGGAACGATCTgatttttctcttttccttccatcTCCTCTTCGTATCCTCCGCAACTCCACGTTTTAATCTCGCGGCGCGCGATTTAGAACCGCGCGACGCGATGATGCAACGTGCCGGCGCGTGCGTGCGCGCGAGAGGCTTTCTCACGACAGAAACGGTAGGAAAACGCTGGCTCACGACTCCAATTTCTCGCCTACGCAACCTGGCCAGCCAGGTTGATCATCTAGCGCTTTCGTAGCGGCGCATCAGGTTCTGCGCCTGGGAATCCATCTGATATACCGTTCAATTAGCATTCGCGTTCCTTCGTTACCGCGCTCCTGTAATCGTTAATAGAAATGTACAGCGATTAGTCGCATGGATGCTCCAATTATCGCTTGATGCAGAATTTAAGGTGCTCGCGGTTCCTCGCGATCCATTAGTGAAAGGAGTTTTCAGGGATTAGTAAATGCTGGCTTTACGAAACCGTCCGAAGAGATGAGATGTTCCACGGTGGCGAGGCAGTCGCTCAAGTGTGATCCATAAACATTTCTTGATTTCCAATGCGATCCTTTCGATTTGATCGCGGATTCATTTTTCACGTTCCAACCATGCCTTGAGCAATCCGCGGCCCACGGTTATATTCCAGTGTCTCGAGTAATTAACAGGACCATTGTGATTTACAGCTATCTTTCGTCCTGCTGGTGGGCCTAGGAACAGTAAGATGCGAGCCTCCATTGAACGCTCAGTATGGCGTGCCAGGGAACTTTGCTGGAAGCAACAACAATCAGGCAGCACAAAATGGAAACGGTTTTGGTGGTCATCATTATGATAATGGGAACGACAACGATTACGTCGACCAGGTAGGTGCAACCAATCAAGAATAAATCAATCTATCTCGTACTTCCGCTGTAATGTTTCGCAGTAGATTCCAAGAGTTCCAAGAAGTGTAATAGACCTGGATATTCTACAAGTAACATTGAACTTTGTCGAGGCGGGCACCCTCGATCTGGTTACGCAAATCTAGACTGGATCGATTGAGCATTTATCTTGTTGATTTTACTCTCCATAATGGCCAGATAATATCGTTGCCCTTTGTCTTTCTTGTCTTCCCACGCGGTACAGCATTTTGGAAGTAAGGAGCGTCTGGCTGTATAGAAATTCATTTGTCAGAAGGTACTACAGTTAATTGTGATAATCGTTCGAGTTATAATAACTGGAACGGATGAAGGTATCGTTAATAAATCTCTTAGAGGAGATCAAAGGCCACAAATGAACCGCTCGTTTCGAGCTATTATTAAGCAAATTTATGTGGCTCCATAAGTACCCCCAACTCCGTTGCAACATAGAACAATAACCACTCCTTAAACCACTGCAACACCGTTCAAATTACATTAACACGTGCAGCCTGCAAATGTTGCTGCAAAAGCTGACGGGAACACGGGACGATTTCAATGGTTTCATCTCGGGCGTTTTTCTACCTGCAAAACAATTACGCCGCGGTAATGCCCGTGCATAAACTCATTCCTCGATACAAAATTCATCATGCGATCGTTCACGAGCGCATCGAATGGTCACTGCACGGTTTACCATAAACGTTCCCAACGTTCTAACGCATCCGAGGCGTAAGATCGATGATTTAGACGGTGGGAGATGATGTATGGCCTCGTCAGAGGCGCAGACCAAGTAGCTGGGATCCTCTGGACAACCGCAAGACGAGCAGCGCGTGGCCGTTAGGGCCGTTGGTCCGCGTACTCGATGGATAAACGAGTTTATCACGTATGAAATCAGAAATACCGTGCTGGCACAATTTTCCGTCCCGTCCTGCAACAGAGAAGTGCGTTCAGAGTCGCAGGAGAAGGCAGAACAGATATACGATCAGATTATTTCAAGTCGACAAATTGATACGGACGAACAAAGCTGCTCGAAACGAAAAGGAACGGGTTGAGAAGTGAAAACGTTTGGTGAGGAAATACATGTTTTTCCTGCGGGCCAGGAAAAGCTGTCCGTGACCCAGTTTCGAGTTGTGGAAAAAGCTTGTTGTGTGGGCACCGGAATCTCGGTTCCTCTGCGAACTGTTACACATTCATCCTGTCGTACGTGGTGTCGTAAACGTGGGCTGACGTAACAATATTAATAGGATGAACCGCCACCACAGGCCTCATCCGCAGCAAATCGTTATTGCCGATTAGCTAATCGCCTTAAGAATCTAAACGGTCAGCTTATGTACATTTGTGCCGTTCTAGCCTGGAGACTACCGACTACCCTGGCGTGAGCCagattaaatcacaatatcccTTATTCCCCACGTTCTTTATTCTCTGAACTCTTCTTtgcttctcttcttcttcttcttcttctttactttCTACGTCTTTATCGCTAACGCTACGTTCCCTTGTTGTATCGTCTTGTCCTCTTCACTTTGTCCCCTCGTCATTCTTTTCGTCTGCCACCTCATTCGTCCTACCTCTTCGCGATCTAAACAATATCAGCATAATATTAATGGAGTTTCGAGTGTACTGGAATGGAGAAGTAGTAAGCCGTTGAACTAGTTAAAGCATAACACTTTCTAATGTCCTCTTCACATGCTGCACGCACTTAGGTGAATCCGTCGTTCCGCATCGATCACAAAaattggataaaaaagaaactgGAAGGGAATTCGATGATGAAATTGGTCAGGCTCGTTGTGCAAGAACGAGCACGTGTTCGATGACAAATCCTTATCGCAATTAGTCCTCGTACGTTTACCCGGTTAAACCGTAAGGAGATCGTGTTACTCCATGCGATGTATTCAGAAGCACAGCAAACAGTTCCAATAATATTAATGGCATCTCCGTGTTATCTAGTCCTGACACGTGTCAGACAATGGTTCAGTAACGAAATAGTTGTATTGGGCCTAGGAAAACATACGAACGAACGATCCGATAAGTCACTTTAATAGAAAGTTCAGCAACGGGATCCCCGATCGACACCTATCATGCAAATGGGTATCATGCGGGCGCGTACCAACAATGCAGATTGCGGGGTATGACCTGGCTATTGTCTCCGCGTCGCTGTAATAATTAAAGTGGACGCCAATCAAACGTTACTTAATCTGTAATAAAAAGAGGGGGACATAAACTTCAGCGTCTCCAAACATTGCATAACACGTAGCCTCGCGTTGCTAGTACCATGTAATCGACGCTAAAGGAATATACCTGTACTGTTTCAGCCGATGTCCTATGAATTTGGGTACGCGGTTAAGGACCAGGCGACTGGCAACGACTTTGGCAGACGGGAGAGCAGCGACGGTGAAACCGTGCGAGGAGAGTACAGGGTGCAGCTACCCGATGGCAGGACACAGATAGTGACTTATACAGCGGACTGGAGGACAGGTTTCCATGCTGATGTGAGATACGAGGGTACAGCGTCCTATCCTGATCAGTACAACGCGCAGAACAATGGGTATAATAATAACCAGGGTGGCAACCAAGGCTTTGGCTTCAATGGTAACAACGGTGGTGCTGGATACAACGCAGATAACTCAGGTAGTTCAAAGTTTCCTTAAGACACACTTGCTGGTAGACAAACTGATGTACGTCTGCAATTAATTTTCACGAGAAAAATCGAGGTTTCGCGAGGCGATTAGGACTAAACATTGCGTTCTGTTCCTCAAGGAAACAATGGAGGATACAACTATCAGGCGCCTAATGGAAACTCGAACGCTGGTAACAATTATCCGCAACAATTTGGCTCCAACTCGTTGGACAGTACTTACAACAACTTCGGAACTCGCAATAATTACAATACTCGGGTCCCTTCGACGACGTATGGGCCAGCCTTTAAATGATTGTAGTACAATTCCAGTGATTGACGTAGGGTAAGGAGAGTCCTGTAAGATTAGCGCTTTTGTAATAAAAGAATTTTAACTTTTCCTCGTGGTGGTTTGTAAATACACAAATAGATCAAAGTATCGAAGAGTAGTTTGAAAAGAGCTAAAGGATTGATGGAGGAAGTGTAAACACTGCTGCTCGTCTCAGAGCTTCGAtcgttatataaataatattatttatcgCTGCCGACTATATAATTACTGGTTTTCCCACAGTTGGTGAAATCGAGGATTAACGGAGTCTGCGTTATGTTGATGCGCCTTACAGAGTAGCCTGAAAAATGTGTTTCATTTTTCAATAAAAAAAGTAATCGGTAATTAACGTGGAAATGATATAAATGTAGGTGTAGCAGAGGTTTCAGTTATGTTATGTCACTAGGAAACGTGTATCGTCGCATGCTCGAGAGAGCCCTTTCTCTGATAATGTGACTTCTTAAGTTTCCATTCCAAATAAGATTTCAATCCGTGTCGAACTAGTCAAGTGCACTAAGATGACCAACACCCCTATCCCTCCCTTCTTGGTTGCATCAGATTTGGTCTCTGAAAAAACAGACTCTAGTTATTCGTTCGTGATTACTTGAGGCTAAATAATTAGGCAGACATAGTGGCGATCCTCGTGCCACTTGCGAGATCGATCTTAATAGCAATAATTAATCATTACTCGTACTCGTACGAGATCCGTATGAGACGGTAATACGTGATAAACGAGCCTATAATGACAAGTTCCTTTTTGAACGTCACTGCTCTTAATAATAGCCGAGATTGGGGACTTCAAGTTTTTTATTCTCTTACGGTTTTGCTACGATTATAGTCAGCAGAGGAACGCAAGAATGTAACGTAACTTCAAGGAGAGCTAACGATCGTCCATCTAACTCTTTCCGTCAGATATCGAGCAGAGTTGCCGTAGAGGCAAGGAGGGCAGAGATTCGACCAGTTTTGTCCTTCCACCAGTGACAGGGGATGTTGCGACTGAAAGTAAAGGTGAAGGTGAATGGAACTGGGAATAAAAAGTCCGCTTTGATCGCAGCGTGTGTTATGACGAACTTACGAAAACCTGGTGACGTAATCGAATAGGATGCGTCTGGCTCGTGGTCTAAGAAAAAAAAGATTCGCCGGCGTGAAAGATGAGTTGTCGGTTTAATCGATGCTACAACAGTTTTGAAAGTGCTTTCTTGCGAGCCACGGCGCTCCATTTAAAGTTAATTTCCTTGACTTCGTTTAAAACTCCTGGAGAACGGTCAGCGAGGAGAGTGTTACGATGGTACATTTCGAATCCACAATGAACACAGCGATCACCAATGATCAGAAGAGATCCTGTTCGGTTTATTGGTCCACCTGGATGGATACAATGGTCAGTTGATTTCGATCAGAGTACAAGTTCTGGTTGAATATGACACGACTATTGAGCTTTGTGCTTACCCATTACTTGCATTGATGATTCGGTTCTTGTATGATATTGTGGTTAACAAGATATTGGTGTAGGAGCTAGTAATATCTAATATTACCTAAGTATCATCATTCTTCTTAATTTTTCTATTGAACTCTGGCTacgaaattaataagaagagtaCGAGCGAAGTTTATGCGTGGTGGTAGCGCGAAAAGGGTCGACGAAGGTTCGTTAACAATTGTAGTACCCGGATGCGTCCCATTCGTGCACGGCTCGCCGCGAGGGTGAGCACGGACGGGATAAAGTTGCGAAAAAGGTTTCGTAGAACGATGGTGAAATCGGTAATGCGTTCTACTGAAGAGTACGTATGTACGTCTCGCCGGTGGTTCGACATGAAAGACGTTAGCAAGTTGCAATGGAACGCAGATAATGACGGGAATAGACCTCTAGCGCTCTGGATTCGTGACGAAAAATCCGTATGAAATGAGGATGAAACCTCGAAAACATTCATCATTTCTGAGCACCATCGATTTGTTCACTGTCTCCGGTTCCCTCTTCCCCAGAGTGCATTGCATGCATCTCCTCCTATTGTACCACGTAATATAATCAGGCATTTCTTCGATAAACTGGTGGAAACATAAAAAGATCCTGCATGAAACTGGTTAGATTCTTCTTCGTGTTCCTACAAGATTTCTAAAAATTGTATAAACCCAATAGCAGATCCATCCTCGAGCCTGGTAATCGCACGTGTACATATCCGGGGGAATCCATCGGGTAACCCCCATGCGTGCCACACAAATTGCACCAGTAGTTAACCACCAGGGGGCAGAGCTGTCGATCACGATCCCCTCCAGAGCGGTTGGGGCACCGTTCTGTGTAAAGAGAAGCAGAATGCATAGGTGCATGCATGCGCAGGAAGGCTCCACACGTCTTCCGCATCGCAACGATTACGTAACCGCCGTTTATCCCCGATCACGGAGTAGACGGCGCACTCAAAACGTTCACTCAGCGATTCCTGGCCAAGCGAAAAAGTGTAGATGGAAATTAGAATCAGCCTGGGCGTTCGCGGAGGGCACGGATCGCCCATACGCGGACCACCGTCTACCCAGGGCCCGTCGCTTCTGTCAGCTATAATTAGCGATAATTATGTCGAGATTAATTAAGCGTCCCGCCGCGGATCGTCCTGTATCGGGTATCCCAGCCAACGCAACGCTGTACAGAAGTTACGAAATCAGATTAAGAAACGAATTAACGGCCGAAGGGGAATCATTACAATAAACGTACGTGCCATTGTGACGTCGTTTTGCGCAATTATTCCGCTCACAGATTACCCGGATTGTCGTTCCTCTGTCTCATCTCTGCATGGGACTTGGAACTTTTCCATTCGTTCGATCGTGGGTCCAATTAATAGTCCGATTCCAATAGGAGGTAGGGTCGACGCGAGCGACTGGATGGGGGTCtgcaataaataatattatgTTTAACGTGTCACTGTTAATTGGCCGCAGTTTGTAACAGGTCCATTCAGATAAACATTCTCTAAATGAAGATCTATCGATTCGCCTTTGGAAATCCTGTATCGTTGACAAAAGTGTTTCGAGAGTGTGGAAGGATCCGCCGCGTTGCGGGGAGTGTGCGCGTCAACCGGAGACGAGTTAATGCTTTCGGCATAGCGAGCGCGAGGAATCGCTTAGAAACGATTCCATGCGAGCAACCCGGCCGACATCAGTCAAGTTTCTGAATAGGATCAGCTCCACGGTATTCTCCATACCCGTCACGGGATCTTCAGCCAGGCCTGGCAATCAATCTTGACGgacggggaaaaaaaaaagaatcggcCCGGTCATTTTCGTAATCGGCCTGCTGATCATTTGTACCAGTTAATAAACTTCTTATTAAGCCGAGGGGGGACGCGACGTAGGGGGAGCGCCGACAATTACCTGAAAATAGAATACCATAACGTTTATAGTCGCGATTATATCAATGGTCGAAACAGCTCCACGCGTCCAAGGTGTATCAACTACCCGCACGCTTGATTGCGATGCCGTTCAGCCGTGTTAAGCGAGTCGTTAACTCTACAttgtaattttattattaacacAACTTACGGCGTATATTTGATCGCTTGAAATATTGCGTTATTCGTTCCATCGTTCCTACGATACTTTACTAGCTTGGCTATACTTACGTTTTGCGGCTATGAGAATTAATTTCAAACGGTTAGAGCCTTAAAAGTGCGGCTATCTCAATCGAGTTAAAGTTCACAGGAAGGCTGATCATAGGTATCACCAGGGATTACGAATTCCTGACCCGATTATACCGGATTTACAGTAGCGTGGAATTATGGGGTGATATCTCTGTGCAATCTGTCCGAGATCGTACCAGATTCTACAGCACGATTGAATTAATATCGGCACACAACGGTTCACATATCATAGCAAGGAGATTTTTGTTTAATTGAATCATTAGACTTTGTATGACTGATACCAGAAAATAAATGGCGCCAGAAGGGAAGGTGTGATTAAGGAAGTGTCCAGTAGTCACCAATTGGATGAATCTCTAAAAAGATGTTAATCCTCCTGGCGAAAGACTACTCATTCTACTGATAATGACATAACAGCAGAATTCATTACTTACCCTGAACACGCAATCGTCGTACGTGTATCATTCAGGGATAAATCCGATTAGCTGGGCGCTGACAATTTTCTGGCCGATTACTTTTGCGACAGCATCGTCTAAAATCTACTTTTTGCTTCTCGATCTGTTATGTCACCGTCGAGACGTGTCTGAAAATGTGGGATGATCGATCCGCTGAAGAAGTGTAGGAGCACCTCGTACAATTAATGACGGGTTCCACGGTTTTCTTAGTTGTCAGCCGTGATTTCACAGCTCGGACGAACAGACGTATCGCAAAAATTGCAAAACCTTGTGTAGGAGCAATCTTTGGTTGAAGCAGCTTCTATTGCCAAATATTGAAACAGGGTCGCATTCCATTCAAAGTGAAAGTGTAGCAGAACCGGACATTCGTAAAAAATCATGACGCTTTGCATTTCGCAGTACAGCAAGCATCTACTAAGTCAGAGAAAAATGATCAAACTTTTAATCAGGCGTTTCACAAGTCAAGTTCAGTTACGTTAGATTCTCACTTTTTAGTCCAATCTTGAGCACACGTTTTTATTACTTGGATTATAGTTTTATATTACTCTCTGCATCATGCATGTCTCCAATGTTTTATGAAGGCATTAAAGCAGATGAGTTTTCCTCCTAATCCTTTATTTCCTACGGGTCGTTCAATCACCATCCAGCAAGCCTATTTCTTCATCTCCCTTTCGTTCGTATTACAAGTTAGCAATTGGTTCGATGCATTCGAACATCCAGACGAAATTTAGACCTTTTTTATGCAAATTATTTTCCAACACGAATTGAAAGTCACGATAGCTGTTACAAAAAAAAATGATACAAAAGCAATCTTGGCTATAAATTACTGAGAATGAGAAATATttagaagaaaataaatttgCACAACTGTGGCACTGTCAGAAATGCAATCAAACGCAAGCGTGTTCTGTAGAAGAAGACTGCGAAACCACAGAAGGAACCTGGTGGTTTCTTGCAGGGATTTTATCAAGGGTTCCCTTATTCGCTGAAACCTGGAGCGTTTCTTCTCTTCTTTGGACAGCCGAATGATCCAGGCGATCGAGCAGTCACGTGCGTGGATCCAATTAAAATTTAAAGCTGTTTCAGTCATCATCAACGGAGTATCTCTTCCCATGATGCATCACCGAGAGTGAAGGGAAGATGCGCTGCTCCTCTCCACCTCCCACACCCACAGTCGGTCATTCTAATACATACTGGTTAATACGTGGATATGCAGCGCTAAGGATAAACTGTAACAAAGGGTCTGGACGGTATATAAACTCGTCCGTGGATCATCTTCTCAGTTCGCTTCGCGTCTTCGCTCATAACACCAATATGAATTACCACCAGGTAGGCTATCCTCCAGGTTATGCTTACTA encodes:
- the LOC143426841 gene encoding uncharacterized protein LOC143426841 — translated: MERVVRQLSFVLLVGLGTVRCEPPLNAQYGVPGNFAGSNNNQAAQNGNGFGGHHYDNGNDNDYVDQPMSYEFGYAVKDQATGNDFGRRESSDGETVRGEYRVQLPDGRTQIVTYTADWRTGFHADVRYEGTASYPDQYNAQNNGYNNNQGGNQGFGFNGNNGGAGYNADNSGNNGGYNYQAPNGNSNAGNNYPQQFGSNSLDSTYNNFGTRNNYNTRVPSTTYGPAFK